A region of Myxococcus stipitatus DSM 14675 DNA encodes the following proteins:
- a CDS encoding PEP-utilizing enzyme → MRLSAEIQTVVPSEAVWESPVPGAHWLRTWRLGEWLREPLSPLFETLLLPALTKGREHSGSGRFGFRMPRAWHMQRPSYMVANGYFFARADPDPLSVFLLPPRFLFSELRGGWVDRWEQQGIRAYIDRVEGYGRRVESAGSSVELLHALDQLSLDVAEVWYVLSLASGGAAPLMQFLRGVGGRELRDVLGEDQLILYRGFWTRSLEAQQSVFLLAQEVSSTPGLEGWLEEGALPRLLREPQAVGVATDFRQRVLQHLELYGHETSVLDFVTPTLAENPGPLAIALRCYCSPQAAEPARTVERLQQEREAATEKLRGLLRGPRRLLFDSLLKRGQRYAVAREDAVFYLQMGWPVFRALLLELGRRLAEKGTLAAAEDVFYLTTGELHVHALHRLGQKLVREVAERKARREARRQLTPPVRIPAEASAWESAMRWPVNLRQLCAETESTASVLQGTAASPGRVRALARVLSSPAEFDRLEEGEVLVAVATTPTWTPLFARASAVVTDVGAISSHSSIVAREYGIPAVVGTQQATRVIRDGQMVTVDGTAGRVHLE, encoded by the coding sequence ATGCGACTGAGCGCTGAAATCCAGACCGTCGTCCCGTCCGAGGCGGTCTGGGAGAGTCCCGTCCCGGGGGCGCACTGGCTGCGGACGTGGCGGCTGGGGGAGTGGCTGCGCGAGCCCCTGTCGCCGCTCTTCGAGACGCTGCTGCTCCCCGCCCTGACGAAGGGGCGCGAGCACTCCGGCAGCGGGCGGTTCGGCTTCCGGATGCCTCGGGCGTGGCACATGCAACGCCCGTCGTACATGGTCGCGAATGGCTACTTCTTCGCGCGCGCCGACCCCGACCCGCTGAGCGTGTTCCTCCTGCCTCCGCGCTTCCTCTTCTCCGAGCTGCGGGGCGGGTGGGTCGACCGGTGGGAGCAGCAGGGGATTCGCGCGTACATCGACCGGGTGGAGGGCTATGGACGGCGGGTGGAGTCGGCGGGCTCCTCGGTCGAGCTGCTTCACGCGCTGGACCAGCTCTCGCTGGACGTGGCGGAGGTCTGGTACGTCCTGAGCCTGGCCTCGGGCGGCGCGGCGCCGCTGATGCAGTTCCTGCGAGGCGTGGGGGGCCGCGAGCTTCGCGACGTGCTCGGGGAGGATCAGCTCATCCTCTATCGCGGCTTCTGGACGCGCTCCCTGGAGGCGCAGCAGAGCGTGTTCCTCCTGGCGCAGGAGGTGTCCTCCACACCGGGCCTCGAGGGCTGGCTGGAGGAGGGCGCGCTGCCACGGCTCCTCCGGGAGCCGCAGGCGGTGGGGGTGGCGACGGACTTCCGCCAGCGCGTCCTCCAGCACCTCGAGCTGTATGGGCATGAGACCTCGGTGCTCGACTTCGTCACGCCCACGCTGGCGGAGAACCCCGGGCCGCTCGCCATCGCGCTGCGCTGCTACTGCTCACCGCAGGCCGCCGAGCCCGCGCGGACCGTCGAGCGGCTGCAACAGGAGCGCGAGGCCGCGACGGAGAAGCTCCGAGGGCTGCTGCGAGGACCCCGGCGCCTGCTGTTCGACTCGCTGCTGAAGCGCGGGCAGCGCTACGCCGTGGCGCGCGAGGACGCGGTGTTCTACCTGCAGATGGGGTGGCCCGTCTTCCGCGCGCTGCTCCTGGAGTTGGGGCGCCGCCTCGCCGAGAAGGGCACGCTCGCCGCGGCGGAGGACGTCTTCTACCTCACCACCGGGGAGCTGCACGTGCATGCCCTCCACCGGCTCGGGCAGAAGCTGGTGCGGGAGGTCGCGGAGCGGAAGGCGCGGCGCGAGGCCCGGCGACAGCTCACCCCGCCCGTGCGCATCCCGGCGGAGGCGTCCGCCTGGGAGTCGGCGATGCGCTGGCCCGTCAACCTCCGCCAACTGTGCGCGGAGACGGAGTCCACGGCGTCCGTCCTCCAAGGCACCGCCGCGAGCCCCGGCCGGGTGCGTGCGCTCGCGCGGGTGCTGTCCTCGCCCGCGGAGTTCGACCGGCTGGAGGAGGGTGAGGTCCTGGTCGCGGTGGCCACCACGCCCACCTGGACGCCGCTGTTCGCGCGCGCGTCGGCGGTCGTCACCGACGTGGGCGCCATCTCCTCGCACAGCTCCATTGTCGCGCGCGAGTACGGAATCCCCGCCGTCGTCGGCACCCAGCAGGCCACCCGCGTGATTCGCGATGGCCAGATGGTGACCGTCGACGGCACCGCGGGTCGGGTCCACCTGGAATAG
- a CDS encoding protein-tyrosine phosphatase family protein, with protein sequence MMQAPGREEAEVLLLDGTRLPGGFAVEFQWLTARLAMGGMIGTAANVGVLEAARITHVINLQEEFDDTALLKDTGLVLRWLAVPDSLEPFPAEALGEALRFYRQALERSEHRVYVHCMAGKNRSPLFVYALLRAEGWTEEGAVEVIRRASPAALLRRGALEAVEHLLPRLVEGRGTEAVSRCD encoded by the coding sequence ATGATGCAGGCGCCCGGGCGCGAAGAGGCGGAGGTCCTCCTGCTGGATGGGACGCGCCTTCCGGGAGGCTTCGCCGTCGAGTTCCAATGGCTCACCGCCCGGCTCGCGATGGGCGGGATGATTGGCACCGCCGCGAACGTGGGGGTGCTGGAGGCCGCGCGCATCACCCACGTCATCAACCTCCAGGAGGAGTTCGACGACACGGCGCTGCTGAAGGACACGGGCCTGGTCCTTCGCTGGCTCGCGGTGCCTGACTCGCTGGAGCCCTTTCCGGCGGAGGCGCTGGGCGAGGCCCTCCGCTTCTACCGGCAGGCCCTCGAGAGGAGTGAGCACCGCGTCTACGTCCACTGCATGGCGGGGAAGAACCGCTCGCCGCTCTTCGTCTATGCGCTGCTGCGCGCGGAGGGCTGGACGGAAGAGGGCGCGGTGGAGGTCATCCGCCGCGCCTCACCGGCCGCGCTCTTGCGGCGGGGCGCCCTGGAGGCCGTCGAACACCTTCTGCCGCGCCTGGTGGAAGGACGCGGAACGGAGGCGGTCTCGCGATGCGACTGA
- a CDS encoding cytochrome P450, whose protein sequence is MSQTPEISIFSPSFLANPFPIYQQLREQAPVFWSRELGAWLISRYADVKMLLTDERATPDQKAWAGYPELKTSAQPTEHVQWALDATLLLCHGAQHARMRRFANTPFQSAGCGRIARVTEQVVHEVLDGFSGRKEIDLLADFSAPIRIKVMGRLFGAGFTPEEEEFLVTGTNLALGFLEPSLAPEAITRNEGALRGFRALVENVIRRGKEAGAEDSILGDLLQPNREGDRLSDEEVLSLVFSFLLAGTEANGSLITMGVLLLLEHSGQLAHLQREPDRYPDAIREILRYRSFTKFLPRYLKEDISLHGNVMKQGQIALLLFQSAFRDPETFENPDVFDVMRKRSHELLAFGAGPHRCVGERMAEIEAVIALREFFKRFPKATLRGSEADWVKHHMLVAVPRSVPVVPVLLS, encoded by the coding sequence ATGTCGCAGACGCCTGAAATCAGCATCTTCAGCCCTTCGTTCCTCGCGAATCCCTTTCCCATCTATCAACAACTCCGGGAGCAGGCGCCGGTGTTCTGGTCCCGGGAGCTGGGGGCCTGGCTCATCTCCCGCTACGCCGACGTGAAGATGCTCCTCACGGACGAGCGCGCGACGCCGGACCAGAAGGCCTGGGCGGGCTACCCCGAGCTGAAGACGTCCGCGCAGCCGACGGAGCATGTGCAGTGGGCGCTCGACGCCACGCTGCTGCTCTGTCACGGCGCCCAGCACGCGCGGATGCGGCGCTTCGCCAACACCCCGTTCCAGTCCGCGGGCTGTGGCCGCATCGCGCGGGTGACGGAGCAGGTCGTCCACGAGGTGCTGGACGGCTTCTCCGGACGCAAGGAGATAGACCTGCTGGCCGACTTCTCCGCGCCCATCCGCATCAAGGTCATGGGGCGCCTGTTCGGTGCGGGCTTCACGCCGGAGGAGGAGGAGTTCCTCGTCACGGGGACGAACCTCGCGCTGGGCTTCCTGGAGCCCTCGCTCGCGCCGGAGGCCATCACCCGGAACGAGGGCGCGCTGCGAGGCTTCCGGGCGCTCGTGGAGAACGTCATCCGCCGAGGGAAGGAGGCAGGGGCGGAGGACTCCATCCTGGGCGACCTGCTCCAGCCCAATCGGGAAGGAGACCGGCTGTCCGACGAGGAGGTGCTCTCCCTGGTGTTCTCCTTCCTGCTGGCCGGCACCGAGGCCAACGGGAGCCTCATCACCATGGGCGTGTTGCTGCTGCTGGAGCACTCGGGGCAACTGGCCCACCTCCAGCGGGAGCCGGACCGCTACCCGGATGCCATCCGGGAGATTCTCCGTTACCGGAGCTTCACCAAATTCCTGCCACGCTACCTGAAGGAAGACATCTCGCTTCACGGAAACGTGATGAAGCAGGGGCAGATTGCGTTGCTCTTGTTTCAGTCCGCCTTCAGAGATCCTGAGACATTCGAAAACCCAGACGTCTTCGATGTCATGCGAAAGCGCTCCCACGAGTTGCTCGCGTTCGGCGCTGGCCCGCACCGGTGCGTGGGGGAGCGGATGGCGGAAATCGAGGCTGTGATTGCGCTGAGGGAGTTCTTCAAGCGCTTCCCCAAGGCGACGCTGCGGGGCAGTGAGGCGGACTGGGTGAAACACCATATGCTCGTTGCCGTGCCCAGGTCCGTGCCCGTCGTGCCTGTATTGCTTTCATAG
- a CDS encoding phytoene desaturase family protein, protein MSRKHEVVIVGGGHNGLTVACYLARAGVDVCVLESLPYVGGGVISSRSVVPGFKADICSIWHGFIQANPLLLEDELGLKSKFGLRYLTSENQFGVLFPDDSHLNIYRDVERTCQSIAKFSQKDADAYRRFHGWGEQMLDMLTQGMFNPPPPFGAFVAALDQSPPGRALLRSLMMSALDLCDEWFESDAVKVALTKFSAQSGIAPGTLGSGIVLFLFIPLTHKYGGAIPMGGSGALSEAMERCLAHHGGTVLTERTVEQVLTSGGRASGVRLRGGEEIHATKAVVSNLHARQLAELVDPSLLPADFVGQLRQLKRSEYGAVSQGYALREAPRYKAGDEVSDALFVEFAPLPLETFLRGFDELRYGRVRMDMPTVGCQTRLDPSRAPEGKHTLHLFHYAPFELAGGGAARWDEVRQEVANGILATLQQRTTNMGADNIIGRLVETPLDLSRRNPAMISGDYNHIGMYLSQQLGNRYLPGWGYRTPVDGLWMCGPSCHPGGGVTGGGRAAVQPLMESLGVDFARAIRG, encoded by the coding sequence ATGAGCCGCAAGCACGAGGTGGTGATTGTCGGAGGCGGGCACAACGGCCTCACCGTGGCGTGTTATCTCGCGCGCGCCGGGGTGGATGTCTGTGTCCTGGAGTCCCTCCCGTACGTCGGCGGAGGAGTCATCTCCTCACGCTCCGTGGTGCCCGGCTTCAAGGCGGATATCTGCTCCATCTGGCATGGCTTCATCCAGGCCAACCCGCTGCTGCTGGAGGACGAGCTCGGGCTGAAGTCGAAGTTCGGCCTGCGCTACCTCACGTCGGAGAACCAGTTCGGCGTGCTCTTCCCGGATGACTCGCACCTCAACATCTACCGGGACGTGGAGCGGACCTGTCAGTCCATCGCGAAGTTCTCCCAGAAGGACGCGGACGCCTACCGGCGCTTCCACGGCTGGGGCGAGCAGATGTTGGACATGCTGACGCAAGGCATGTTCAACCCGCCGCCGCCCTTCGGGGCCTTCGTCGCCGCGCTGGACCAGAGTCCCCCGGGCCGTGCGCTCCTGCGCTCGCTGATGATGAGCGCGCTGGACCTCTGCGACGAGTGGTTCGAGAGCGACGCGGTGAAGGTCGCGCTGACCAAGTTCTCCGCCCAGTCGGGCATCGCCCCGGGCACGCTGGGCTCGGGCATCGTCCTGTTCCTCTTCATCCCGCTGACGCACAAGTATGGCGGCGCCATCCCCATGGGCGGCTCGGGCGCGCTCAGCGAGGCGATGGAGCGCTGCCTGGCGCACCATGGCGGCACCGTCCTCACGGAGCGGACCGTGGAGCAGGTCCTCACCTCGGGAGGCCGTGCGTCCGGCGTGCGGCTGCGCGGCGGCGAGGAGATCCACGCGACGAAGGCGGTGGTCTCCAACCTCCACGCGCGGCAGTTGGCGGAGCTGGTGGACCCGTCGCTGCTCCCGGCGGACTTCGTGGGCCAGCTTCGCCAGCTCAAGCGCTCCGAGTACGGCGCGGTGAGCCAGGGCTACGCGCTGCGCGAGGCGCCCCGGTACAAGGCCGGCGACGAGGTGAGCGACGCGCTCTTCGTCGAGTTCGCGCCGCTGCCGCTGGAGACCTTCCTCCGGGGCTTCGATGAGCTGCGGTATGGCCGCGTCCGCATGGACATGCCGACCGTCGGCTGCCAGACGCGGCTGGACCCGTCTCGGGCGCCGGAGGGCAAGCACACCCTCCACCTGTTCCACTATGCCCCGTTCGAACTCGCCGGAGGCGGCGCCGCGCGCTGGGACGAGGTGCGGCAGGAGGTGGCCAACGGCATCCTCGCCACGCTGCAGCAGCGGACCACCAACATGGGCGCCGACAACATCATCGGCCGCCTGGTGGAGACGCCGCTGGACCTGTCGCGGCGCAACCCGGCGATGATTTCAGGGGACTACAACCACATCGGGATGTACCTGAGCCAGCAGCTCGGCAATCGCTATCTGCCGGGGTGGGGCTACCGCACGCCCGTGGATGGGCTGTGGATGTGTGGCCCCAGCTGTCACCCGGGGGGCGGCGTGACGGGCGGTGGGCGCGCGGCCGTTCAGCCGTTGATGGAGTCGCTCGGCGTCGACTTCGCCAGGGCCATCCGCGGCTGA
- a CDS encoding radical SAM/SPASM domain-containing protein, whose amino-acid sequence MEWSPNIETLYSKIVAQVPMVFRPIVKPKLREAAEAQSRHRNESWVSEADLVAALFEITPKQFKDECVKMVKGLGLDAARFVDLNEIRNQYKKSWAEFGEAFLPGNYHITLYVTDRCNEQCKHCAVDLFKRDDLPIKDWINIQDNLEGALRKQNRRGVYIYFGGEPTVRKDLKELIAHAGKNNYFHALATNGLLFDEEYARFCADNGMSHVFVSLDSADPQKAAKIRGARRAGDLAKRAIDNAQKHGMFVIVNFVVMKQNIDEMESMKALIESWGAAPYMRAVIKTGTAAQYWKEVGLSPEEYRRFYDFKYRHAIEAVRKGLGSTLPIFDIWDWTPFMEQPRTDAERTAIEWGVGCQSCRTISGVDVNGDLFPCYYPTQLKLGSLLTQRFEDIMETQVFKDIRDRKKTSGKCTSCGNRQLCGGGCGVHSECETGDFFASVPYCWHKE is encoded by the coding sequence ATGGAATGGTCGCCAAATATCGAGACGCTGTACTCGAAGATTGTCGCGCAGGTTCCGATGGTGTTCCGGCCCATCGTCAAGCCCAAGCTCCGTGAGGCGGCGGAGGCGCAGAGCCGCCACCGGAACGAGAGCTGGGTGAGCGAGGCGGACCTCGTCGCGGCCCTCTTCGAAATCACGCCCAAGCAGTTCAAGGACGAGTGCGTCAAGATGGTCAAGGGCCTGGGCCTGGACGCCGCCCGCTTCGTCGACCTCAATGAAATCCGCAACCAGTACAAGAAGTCCTGGGCGGAGTTCGGCGAGGCGTTCCTCCCCGGCAACTACCACATCACGCTGTACGTGACGGACCGCTGCAATGAGCAGTGCAAGCACTGCGCGGTCGACCTGTTCAAGCGGGACGACCTGCCCATCAAGGACTGGATCAACATCCAGGACAACCTGGAGGGCGCGCTGCGCAAGCAGAACCGGCGCGGTGTCTACATCTACTTCGGTGGTGAGCCCACCGTGCGCAAGGACCTCAAGGAGCTCATCGCCCACGCGGGGAAGAACAACTACTTCCATGCCCTGGCCACCAACGGGCTGCTCTTCGATGAAGAGTACGCGAGGTTCTGCGCCGACAACGGCATGAGCCACGTCTTCGTCAGCCTGGACAGCGCGGACCCCCAGAAGGCGGCGAAGATTCGCGGCGCCAGGCGGGCGGGAGACCTGGCGAAGCGCGCCATCGACAACGCGCAGAAGCACGGGATGTTCGTCATCGTCAACTTCGTCGTGATGAAGCAGAACATCGACGAGATGGAGTCGATGAAGGCGCTCATCGAGAGCTGGGGCGCGGCGCCCTACATGCGCGCGGTCATCAAGACCGGCACGGCGGCGCAGTACTGGAAGGAGGTCGGCCTGAGCCCGGAGGAGTACCGGCGCTTCTACGACTTCAAGTACCGCCACGCCATCGAGGCGGTGCGCAAGGGCCTGGGCTCCACGCTGCCCATCTTCGACATCTGGGACTGGACGCCCTTCATGGAGCAGCCTCGCACCGACGCGGAGCGGACGGCCATCGAGTGGGGCGTGGGCTGCCAGTCCTGCCGCACCATCTCCGGCGTGGACGTCAACGGCGACCTCTTCCCCTGCTACTACCCCACGCAGCTCAAGCTGGGCAGCCTCCTCACGCAGCGCTTCGAGGACATCATGGAGACGCAGGTGTTCAAGGACATCCGCGACCGCAAGAAGACGAGCGGCAAGTGCACCTCGTGCGGCAATCGCCAGCTCTGTGGCGGTGGCTGCGGCGTCCACTCGGAATGCGAGACCGGGGACTTCTTCGCCTCCGTCCCGTATTGCTGGCACAAGGAATAG
- a CDS encoding aromatic prenyltransferase: MPALSLGLERLCADVEAAAALAGASFSREVTRNVLKSYPRFFTSSAVSFRTSTRKPEKRELNVRFVELETPEDPHAVALAEGLIHRSGHPIDDLFEQVQRNVPILGYGLDFGVAYGVEKIWPFFPHRPQPLEVLRTLPSLPQSVQAHSGFLVEHDLTDLSLFALDYRSRSVNLYFMCRPGHFSTAQLADLLGGLGFESPGEELLEHCTRAVPIYFTFRWDRPRIERVCFGVIAPGPGLLPTHLHPIIGQFAAGVPFATERRNFIYSVTVSREETFIKIENDYSGTMTALMQVF, from the coding sequence ATGCCAGCTCTGTCGCTTGGACTTGAGCGGTTGTGTGCGGATGTGGAGGCTGCCGCCGCGCTTGCGGGGGCCTCCTTTTCCCGGGAGGTGACTCGCAACGTCCTGAAGTCCTATCCGCGGTTCTTCACAAGCTCCGCGGTGAGCTTCCGCACCTCCACCCGGAAGCCGGAGAAGCGCGAGCTGAACGTGCGCTTCGTGGAGCTGGAGACTCCGGAGGACCCCCACGCGGTGGCGCTCGCCGAGGGCCTCATCCACCGCAGCGGTCATCCCATCGACGACTTGTTCGAGCAGGTCCAGCGCAACGTGCCCATCCTGGGCTACGGCCTGGACTTCGGCGTCGCGTACGGTGTGGAGAAGATCTGGCCCTTCTTCCCCCACCGACCCCAGCCGCTCGAGGTGCTGCGCACGCTCCCGTCGCTGCCCCAGAGCGTCCAGGCGCACTCGGGCTTCCTGGTCGAGCATGACCTGACGGACCTGAGCCTCTTCGCGCTCGACTACCGCAGCCGCTCCGTCAACCTCTACTTCATGTGCAGGCCCGGCCACTTCTCCACCGCGCAGCTCGCGGACCTGCTCGGGGGGCTGGGCTTCGAGAGTCCGGGTGAGGAGCTGCTCGAGCACTGCACGCGGGCCGTGCCCATCTACTTCACCTTCCGGTGGGACCGGCCTCGCATCGAGCGCGTGTGCTTCGGCGTCATCGCACCCGGGCCGGGCCTCCTCCCGACGCATCTGCATCCCATCATCGGGCAGTTCGCCGCGGGGGTGCCCTTCGCGACGGAGCGCCGCAACTTCATCTACAGCGTGACGGTGTCGCGGGAAGAGACCTTCATCAAGATCGAGAACGACTACAGCGGAACGATGACGGCCTTGATGCAGGTGTTTTGA
- a CDS encoding SPL family radical SAM protein, whose amino-acid sequence MKLTFEETQPRQVVHVHKRVDGPWFWTRYSAHPYVGCRSGCTFCYLRGGHYLGKRDPATFDTLIQVKTNVVERLRFELSRLERDVLACGDWQQPAEDRYRLSRQMLEVAHELSFPVFIVERSPLLERDLDLLKALSRRSWVGVVLSFSNLSPGLKAAFEPRSPGLQRRLQCMERLASAGILVGASLMPIIPFVGDDTAHLDEAVRMTAAHGGRFVLGAGMSMEGTQAALTWEAAGKLDPELPERWRKLYGTEPDGTPSSSAPREYKARLGQRVRELCERHGLLSRMPRYIPDGPLAVNKWVAERLFLRCWELDLELASPSRVWAYRKAAWTVDVLPRSLVDIHQQQPGTGLRRLPEMSEVVARDIERWLLEWPARRKERVRATSPSTLGPLFDAPEEKP is encoded by the coding sequence ATGAAGCTCACGTTCGAGGAAACCCAGCCCCGCCAGGTGGTCCACGTGCACAAGCGCGTGGACGGCCCGTGGTTCTGGACGCGCTACAGCGCGCACCCGTATGTGGGCTGTCGCAGCGGCTGCACCTTCTGCTACCTGCGGGGCGGCCACTATCTGGGGAAGCGGGACCCGGCCACCTTCGACACGCTCATCCAGGTGAAGACGAACGTGGTGGAGCGGCTGCGCTTCGAGCTGTCCCGGCTGGAGCGGGATGTGCTCGCGTGTGGCGACTGGCAGCAGCCCGCGGAGGACCGCTACCGGCTGTCGCGCCAGATGTTGGAGGTGGCGCACGAGCTCTCCTTCCCCGTGTTCATCGTGGAGCGCTCCCCGCTCCTGGAGCGGGACCTGGACCTGCTGAAGGCGCTGAGCCGGCGGAGCTGGGTGGGGGTGGTCCTCAGCTTCAGCAACCTCTCGCCTGGACTGAAGGCCGCCTTCGAGCCACGCAGCCCGGGCCTCCAGCGCCGGCTCCAGTGCATGGAGCGGCTCGCCTCCGCGGGCATCCTGGTGGGTGCGTCACTCATGCCCATCATCCCCTTCGTGGGAGACGACACCGCGCACCTGGACGAGGCGGTCCGGATGACGGCGGCGCATGGCGGCAGGTTCGTCCTCGGTGCGGGCATGAGCATGGAGGGGACCCAGGCCGCGCTCACCTGGGAGGCGGCCGGGAAGCTGGACCCGGAGCTGCCGGAGCGCTGGCGGAAGCTGTACGGCACGGAGCCGGATGGCACGCCGAGCTCCAGCGCGCCCCGGGAGTACAAGGCCCGGCTGGGGCAGCGGGTGCGGGAGCTGTGCGAGCGCCACGGGCTGCTCTCACGCATGCCCCGGTACATCCCGGACGGACCGCTCGCGGTGAACAAGTGGGTCGCGGAGCGGCTCTTCCTGCGGTGCTGGGAGCTGGACCTGGAGCTGGCCAGTCCCTCCCGTGTCTGGGCCTACCGGAAGGCCGCGTGGACGGTGGATGTGTTGCCTCGGAGCCTCGTGGATATCCACCAGCAGCAGCCGGGCACGGGGCTGCGGCGTCTGCCGGAGATGAGCGAGGTCGTGGCCCGGGACATCGAGCGCTGGCTGCTGGAGTGGCCCGCGCGGCGCAAGGAGCGCGTCCGGGCCACCAGTCCCTCTACATTGGGGCCGTTGTTCGACGCTCCCGAGGAGAAGCCATGA
- a CDS encoding HEAT repeat domain-containing protein has translation MITKVSDVKTLVAAGKENPKAVFGDIHALAASDDWKVREVAATALVELAKKHPDAVLGEVRKWARASDENVRRASSEGLRGLARTQFESVVPILEMLNADSSLYVRKSVANLLRDGSKKNPALVLDLCARWLGASKGDSNTRWIVTNGLAKVRETEPAKVDALLGPAPEKKAAAKKVAAKK, from the coding sequence ATGATTACGAAGGTATCGGACGTGAAGACCTTGGTGGCGGCCGGCAAGGAGAACCCGAAGGCGGTGTTCGGGGACATCCACGCCCTGGCCGCGAGCGACGACTGGAAGGTCCGCGAGGTGGCGGCGACGGCGCTGGTGGAGCTGGCCAAGAAGCACCCCGACGCGGTGCTGGGAGAGGTGCGCAAGTGGGCGCGGGCCTCGGATGAGAACGTCCGCCGGGCATCCAGTGAGGGCCTGCGGGGACTGGCGCGCACGCAGTTCGAGAGCGTGGTCCCCATCCTCGAGATGCTGAACGCGGACTCCAGCCTGTACGTCCGCAAGTCCGTCGCGAACCTGCTCCGCGATGGCAGCAAGAAGAACCCCGCGCTCGTGCTGGACTTGTGCGCGCGGTGGCTGGGCGCCAGCAAGGGGGACTCCAACACCCGGTGGATCGTCACCAACGGCCTGGCCAAGGTGCGCGAGACGGAGCCCGCGAAGGTCGATGCGTTGCTCGGGCCCGCGCCCGAGAAGAAGGCGGCGGCGAAGAAGGTGGCGGCGAAGAAGTAG
- a CDS encoding nuclear transport factor 2 family protein — MASRSLRSVVMELLEDGFGRADRSVFERLVAEDYIQHNPFMPSGRAGLVGLLEELKHIPDNRFIPLRFLEDGDLVLVHSEWLSGGLKRAVFDLFRLRDGQLVEHWDAMQEQPPASTLGRTMVDGPTAVKDLERTADNKALVARFLDTALVSGQLGALHGFFDGDRFIQHSPGVEDGVSGFVSHLQALAARGDRMRYERVHRVVGEGHFVFAQSEGELGGKRRAFYDLFRVEDGKLAEHWAVHQSIPDTLTHGNGMF; from the coding sequence ATGGCCTCGCGTTCCCTGCGGTCCGTTGTCATGGAGCTCCTGGAGGACGGCTTCGGCCGGGCCGACAGGTCGGTCTTCGAGCGGCTGGTCGCCGAGGACTACATCCAGCACAACCCCTTCATGCCCTCGGGTCGCGCGGGATTGGTGGGGCTGCTGGAGGAGCTGAAGCACATCCCCGACAACCGCTTCATCCCGCTGCGCTTCCTGGAGGACGGCGACCTGGTCCTCGTCCACAGCGAGTGGCTCTCCGGCGGACTGAAGCGGGCCGTGTTCGACTTGTTCCGCCTGCGTGACGGCCAGCTCGTGGAGCACTGGGACGCGATGCAGGAACAGCCGCCCGCGTCCACGCTCGGCCGCACCATGGTCGATGGACCCACGGCGGTGAAGGACCTGGAGCGCACCGCCGACAACAAGGCCCTGGTCGCGCGCTTCCTCGACACCGCGCTGGTGTCGGGTCAGCTCGGAGCCCTTCACGGGTTCTTCGATGGGGACCGCTTCATCCAGCACAGCCCCGGAGTCGAGGACGGCGTGAGCGGCTTCGTCTCACACCTCCAGGCGCTCGCGGCCCGGGGCGACCGCATGCGCTACGAGCGTGTCCACCGTGTCGTCGGCGAAGGCCACTTCGTGTTCGCGCAATCCGAGGGCGAACTCGGCGGCAAGCGGCGGGCCTTCTACGACTTGTTCCGCGTCGAGGATGGGAAGCTCGCCGAGCACTGGGCTGTCCACCAGTCCATCCCGGACACGCTGACTCACGGCAACGGGATGTTCTGA